A stretch of the uncultured Desulfobacter sp. genome encodes the following:
- the uvrC gene encoding excinuclease ABC subunit UvrC translates to MINERIKEKYGQAPHAPGVYLMRDKKGKILYVGKAKDLKKRLASYFVKKDQPQPKTAALLSLVDDFDIVVTQSDQEAFILESNLIKKNSPKYNVILKDGKNYPLLRIDMNEPYPSIQRVRRIEKDKALYFGPYSSSKSVNQALKQIQRIFKLRKCRDAQFKNRSRPCLNYQIKACLGLCCNEVDPKEYQARVKDAVLFLRGRTREVIKKLRFEMEAFAGEQAFEKAAQVRDTIFSVERIMERQVVVCADGQDRDVIGLAWDRDRAVVTVMQVRSGHLINTTYYPLDLGFKESDEVLAAFVTQYYEKAAQIPSFVLFSHPSDDMVRAEARLNEVADHRVHFHYPVRGEKKRLADMARLNAKAELEKILAREEEARAGLSMLQHLLGMARPPERMECFDNSNLQGKDPVAAMVVFTGGRPDKNAYRKFIIKDIDHQDDYAYMTHVLSRRFRHDREDMPLPDLLVVDGGKGQLSMAVSVVRELGLEGQFTLAGLAKKDADKGEKADKVYLPGRSNPLNTAQSAKALFLLEQIRDEAHRSAITFQRSRREKRGKLSVLDGIPGIGPKKKKLLITTFKGIDNIRTQSPESLAALPGITPAMAKNLLRVLAE, encoded by the coding sequence ATGATCAATGAGAGAATAAAAGAAAAGTACGGCCAGGCACCCCATGCCCCCGGAGTGTATCTCATGCGGGATAAAAAGGGAAAGATTCTTTATGTGGGCAAGGCCAAGGATTTAAAAAAGCGGCTGGCCTCATATTTCGTGAAAAAGGATCAGCCCCAACCCAAGACCGCAGCGCTTCTATCCCTGGTGGATGATTTTGATATAGTGGTGACCCAGTCCGATCAGGAGGCCTTTATCCTGGAATCCAACCTGATCAAAAAAAATTCGCCGAAATATAATGTTATTCTAAAAGACGGCAAAAATTATCCGTTGCTGCGTATTGACATGAATGAACCCTATCCTTCCATCCAGCGGGTGCGGCGTATTGAAAAAGACAAGGCGCTTTATTTCGGGCCGTATTCTTCTTCCAAGAGTGTGAACCAGGCTTTAAAGCAGATCCAGCGAATTTTTAAACTCCGAAAGTGTCGAGATGCCCAATTTAAAAATCGATCCCGCCCTTGTCTGAATTACCAGATCAAGGCCTGTCTTGGCCTGTGCTGTAATGAGGTTGACCCCAAAGAGTACCAGGCCAGGGTCAAGGATGCGGTATTGTTTCTTAGGGGCCGGACCCGGGAAGTGATTAAAAAGTTGCGTTTTGAGATGGAAGCGTTTGCCGGGGAGCAGGCCTTTGAAAAGGCGGCCCAGGTCCGGGACACCATTTTTTCCGTGGAACGGATCATGGAACGTCAGGTGGTGGTCTGCGCAGACGGACAGGACCGTGATGTGATCGGGCTTGCCTGGGACCGGGACCGGGCTGTGGTGACTGTGATGCAGGTCAGGTCGGGGCATTTGATAAATACAACCTATTATCCTTTGGATCTGGGATTCAAAGAATCGGATGAGGTGTTGGCCGCCTTTGTGACCCAGTATTATGAGAAAGCCGCCCAGATTCCAAGCTTTGTTTTGTTCAGCCATCCGTCCGACGACATGGTGCGGGCAGAAGCCCGGCTTAATGAGGTAGCCGATCACCGGGTGCATTTCCATTATCCGGTCCGGGGAGAAAAGAAACGGCTTGCCGACATGGCCCGGCTTAACGCCAAGGCAGAGCTGGAAAAAATTCTGGCCAGGGAGGAAGAGGCCCGGGCAGGGCTTAGCATGCTCCAGCACCTTCTGGGCATGGCCCGGCCGCCCGAACGTATGGAGTGTTTTGACAACTCAAATCTCCAGGGAAAAGACCCCGTGGCAGCCATGGTGGTGTTTACGGGTGGCAGGCCTGATAAAAACGCCTACCGTAAATTCATTATAAAGGATATTGATCATCAGGATGACTATGCGTATATGACCCATGTGCTCTCCCGCCGATTCCGGCATGACCGGGAAGATATGCCCCTGCCGGACCTGCTGGTGGTCGACGGCGGTAAGGGACAGTTGTCCATGGCTGTGAGCGTGGTCAGGGAATTGGGGCTGGAGGGTCAGTTTACCTTGGCTGGTTTGGCCAAAAAGGATGCAGACAAGGGGGAGAAGGCAGACAAGGTTTACCTGCCGGGGCGGTCAAATCCGTTGAATACAGCCCAGTCTGCCAAGGCGCTATTTCTCTTAGAGCAGATCCGGGATGAGGCCCACAGGTCAGCTATTACGTTCCAGCGCTCCCGCAGGGAGAAGCGGGGAAAGCTCTCCGTACTTGACGGTATCCCCGGCATCGGTCCGAAAAAAAAGAAGTTGCTGATTACCACCTTTAAGGGTATTGATAATATCCGAACCCAGTCTCCTGAATCCCTTGCCGCGCTTCCTGGTATTACGCCTGCAATGGCAAAGAATCTGCTCCGGGTTCTGGCTGAATAA
- a CDS encoding 30S ribosomal protein S1, with protein sequence MNDRFEDENTQNTDQGMDEMSFEQMLDAYDSKIGREFKPGDMVEGQIISIGENSVYLDTGTKSDGVVDKSELLDENGEFQYSVGDILKLYVVSLSESEVILSKAVSGAGMAAMIEDAYRGHTPVEGRVTGVVKGGFSVEVLGKRAFCPVSQIDVKYVETPEDYEGQTHHFLITRYEEKGRNIVVSRRELLNEQIKEERAAFMKELAEGDTVQGKVIKLMSYGAFIELAPGVEGMAHISELSWSRVEKPEEVVRVDDILPVKVLKIEKPLSDSPKISLSVKQTSGNPWDNIGTTFSTGDQVSGKVVRLTSFGAFVEIAPGIDGLVHISEMSHVKRVLRPEDEVSVGETIQVRIKAIDMDSKRISLSMKDAAGDPWTGVLAKYPVGSVVDATLEKKEGFGLFIRLEPGITGLMPMSNLRQSANAGKIEALKPGDALQVLVQEVDEDNRRMTLAPPDQKSSGNWKQFAKSAKGGSSFGSMESILRAALEKKK encoded by the coding sequence ATGAACGACAGGTTTGAGGACGAGAACACCCAGAATACTGACCAGGGCATGGATGAAATGAGCTTTGAGCAGATGCTTGATGCCTATGATTCAAAAATCGGACGGGAATTCAAGCCCGGGGATATGGTGGAAGGGCAGATTATTTCCATTGGAGAAAATTCAGTTTATCTGGACACGGGAACAAAGTCCGACGGTGTGGTGGATAAGTCCGAGTTGCTGGATGAAAATGGTGAATTTCAGTATTCAGTGGGTGATATCCTCAAACTGTATGTGGTTTCTTTGAGCGAAAGTGAAGTGATTTTGTCTAAGGCGGTTTCCGGGGCCGGGATGGCCGCCATGATTGAGGATGCATACCGCGGGCATACTCCGGTTGAAGGCCGGGTAACCGGTGTGGTCAAAGGCGGTTTCTCCGTTGAAGTCCTGGGTAAAAGAGCGTTTTGTCCAGTGAGCCAGATTGATGTCAAATATGTGGAGACCCCCGAGGATTACGAGGGGCAGACCCATCATTTTTTGATTACCCGGTATGAGGAAAAGGGGCGGAATATAGTTGTTTCCCGCAGGGAACTTCTTAACGAACAGATCAAAGAAGAACGTGCTGCATTCATGAAGGAATTGGCCGAGGGAGACACGGTTCAGGGCAAGGTGATCAAGCTGATGTCCTACGGTGCATTTATCGAACTTGCCCCCGGCGTGGAAGGCATGGCCCATATTTCTGAATTAAGCTGGTCCAGGGTGGAAAAACCTGAAGAAGTTGTCCGGGTGGATGATATTCTGCCGGTTAAGGTGTTAAAGATTGAAAAGCCCCTTTCAGATTCTCCCAAAATTTCTCTGTCCGTTAAACAGACCTCGGGTAATCCCTGGGATAACATTGGTACCACGTTTAGCACTGGAGACCAGGTCAGCGGTAAAGTGGTTCGTCTGACCTCTTTCGGGGCGTTTGTGGAGATAGCTCCGGGCATTGATGGTCTGGTTCATATATCTGAAATGAGCCATGTAAAACGGGTGCTGCGACCCGAGGATGAGGTGAGCGTCGGTGAGACCATCCAGGTGAGAATCAAGGCCATTGATATGGACAGCAAGCGGATATCTTTGAGCATGAAAGATGCGGCAGGCGATCCCTGGACCGGTGTTTTGGCCAAATATCCCGTGGGCAGTGTCGTGGATGCTACCCTGGAGAAAAAAGAAGGTTTTGGACTGTTTATCCGGCTTGAGCCCGGTATTACAGGCTTGATGCCCATGTCAAATCTGCGCCAGTCTGCGAATGCAGGAAAAATTGAGGCCCTGAAACCCGGGGATGCACTACAGGTCCTGGTTCAGGAAGTGGACGAGGATAACCGGCGTATGACCCTGGCTCCTCCGGACCAGAAATCATCCGGTAATTGGAAGCAATTTGCAAAAAGTGCCAAGGGTGGTTCTTCTTTTGGGTCTATGGAAAGTATTTTGCGCGCAGCATTGGAAAAAAAGAAATAG
- a CDS encoding HAD family hydrolase, whose translation MSAMFITDFDGTLLTDHRRIRGRDLDTLARLRAVGVVTVVATGRSLYSFRRALEHMGLAPEDLPLDYLIFSTGAGIMSWPESKLIRSYSIPKDEVLEISACFDRYGFDYMIHKAIPDTSYFLFKFTSGSNPDFFHRMSMYSNFGMPLDDDAMIYDQSTEVLAIVPGEFRQCQLKALRRELSGFSVIQATSPLDHKSLWIEVFPSAVSKSGSSQWLARHLGVGRKMVTAVGNDYNDEDLLGWAGQGFLMDNSPKSLKYKFLPSGSNNECGVSWAAESAGLLQ comes from the coding sequence ATGTCAGCAATGTTTATCACCGATTTTGACGGTACACTGCTTACGGATCACAGGCGTATCCGCGGTCGGGATCTTGATACCCTGGCTAGATTGAGAGCTGTTGGTGTGGTTACGGTCGTTGCCACAGGGCGCAGTCTTTATTCTTTCAGGCGCGCCCTTGAGCATATGGGGCTCGCCCCGGAAGATCTGCCCCTGGATTATCTGATTTTTTCTACAGGTGCCGGTATCATGTCCTGGCCCGAGAGCAAATTGATCCGTTCTTACTCCATCCCTAAAGACGAGGTTTTGGAAATTTCAGCCTGTTTTGATCGTTATGGCTTTGATTATATGATCCACAAAGCCATTCCCGATACCTCGTATTTTTTGTTTAAGTTTACCTCCGGTAGTAATCCAGACTTTTTTCATCGAATGTCAATGTATTCGAATTTTGGTATGCCTTTGGATGACGACGCTATGATTTATGATCAGTCCACCGAGGTTCTGGCCATTGTGCCTGGTGAATTTCGTCAGTGCCAACTAAAAGCGCTTCGCCGTGAACTTTCCGGATTCAGCGTGATTCAAGCAACCTCTCCTTTGGATCATAAATCCTTGTGGATAGAGGTGTTTCCTTCCGCGGTGAGTAAAAGTGGGTCATCCCAATGGTTGGCACGACATCTTGGTGTCGGGCGGAAAATGGTGACTGCCGTGGGGAACGATTATAATGACGAAGATCTTCTAGGTTGGGCAGGGCAGGGTTTTTTAATGGATAACAGCCCAAAATCTCTAAAATATAAGTTTCTACCCTCAGGTTCAAATAATGAATGTGGCGTGAGCTGGGCGGCAGAGTCGGCTGGGTTGCTACAATGA
- a CDS encoding response regulator has protein sequence MHQETLLIIDDEISIRESLTDLFEDQGYRVFTAENGHVGLDLFFRKNVDVVITDLLMPVMDGLEVMRTIHEADPGQPMIVISGAGKKQDVIQALQMGAKDYISKPIIDLDIIIHVVKKVFENRRLALENKAYSEQLEKSEKQYRTITEQIAEGVLTVDDQENITFVNPAFCKMMGYPPDSLLTMNLEQISTQDSFQTILEQTQIRKKGGTSRYEIQLVHANDHIVHVELTCSPINQGKDQTYTGTIIMARDISRRIKLQRQYEQFIKFPQDVPEHAVAICANCKKIRGKDNQWTDIEKAFDHLIFSHGICPDCCEKLYPGLNLNETEDDPGQSSL, from the coding sequence ATGCACCAGGAAACACTTCTAATTATAGATGATGAAATCTCCATCAGGGAAAGCCTGACCGATTTATTTGAAGATCAGGGATACCGGGTTTTCACTGCAGAAAACGGCCACGTCGGCCTGGACCTATTTTTCCGTAAAAACGTAGACGTGGTCATAACGGACCTGCTAATGCCGGTCATGGACGGCCTTGAGGTCATGCGCACCATCCATGAAGCCGACCCGGGTCAGCCCATGATCGTAATTTCAGGCGCAGGCAAAAAGCAGGATGTCATCCAGGCCCTTCAGATGGGCGCCAAAGATTATATTTCAAAACCCATAATTGATCTGGACATCATCATTCATGTAGTAAAAAAAGTCTTTGAAAACCGCCGACTGGCCCTCGAAAATAAAGCATACAGCGAACAGCTGGAGAAAAGTGAAAAACAATACAGGACCATTACCGAACAAATTGCAGAAGGGGTACTCACCGTAGATGACCAGGAAAATATAACTTTTGTCAATCCGGCATTCTGCAAAATGATGGGCTATCCACCTGACAGCCTGTTAACAATGAACCTTGAACAAATCTCAACCCAGGACAGTTTCCAGACGATACTTGAACAGACCCAAATTCGGAAAAAAGGCGGAACCAGCAGGTATGAAATTCAACTGGTGCATGCAAACGATCATATTGTACATGTGGAATTAACCTGCAGCCCCATCAACCAAGGCAAAGATCAGACTTACACCGGCACCATTATCATGGCCCGGGACATATCCCGGCGCATTAAACTGCAACGCCAATATGAACAATTCATCAAATTCCCCCAGGACGTACCCGAGCACGCCGTTGCCATCTGCGCCAACTGCAAAAAAATCAGGGGAAAGGATAATCAGTGGACGGATATCGAAAAAGCCTTTGATCACTTGATATTTTCCCACGGAATCTGCCCGGATTGCTGCGAGAAGCTTTACCCCGGCCTAAATCTCAATGAGACCGAAGATGACCCGGGCCAAAGCTCATTGTAG
- a CDS encoding pyridoxine 5'-phosphate synthase yields the protein MAELAVNVDHVATLRQARGAKYPEPIQAALAAETAGADAVVVHLREDRRHIQERDVRLISQTIKTRLILEMAATSEMLGIALDIKPDTVTLVPEKREELTTEGGLDVITHMEHIRQAVTTLKNAGIKVCIFIDPDLDQIKVAHRIDADSIEIHTGAFCDATTSYDRDREYTRIVDAAKIGARLNLGVHAGHGICYQSIKEFNGLSEITEYSIGHAIISKAVMTGMDTAVRDMVQLIKDL from the coding sequence ATGGCTGAATTAGCTGTTAATGTAGACCATGTGGCAACCCTTCGCCAGGCAAGAGGCGCCAAATACCCGGAACCGATCCAGGCCGCTCTGGCCGCAGAGACCGCCGGAGCAGATGCCGTTGTGGTCCATCTGCGAGAAGACCGCCGCCACATCCAGGAAAGAGATGTCCGGCTGATTTCCCAAACAATAAAAACCCGGTTGATTCTTGAAATGGCTGCCACCAGTGAAATGCTGGGCATAGCCCTGGACATTAAGCCCGATACCGTCACCCTGGTACCTGAAAAAAGAGAAGAACTGACCACCGAAGGCGGACTGGATGTCATTACCCATATGGAGCACATCCGGCAGGCTGTAACCACCTTAAAAAATGCCGGCATCAAGGTCTGTATATTCATTGATCCGGATCTGGATCAGATCAAAGTGGCCCACAGAATTGATGCCGATTCAATTGAAATACATACAGGTGCATTCTGCGATGCCACAACCTCGTATGACCGGGATAGGGAGTATACAAGGATTGTGGATGCAGCAAAAATCGGTGCCCGCCTGAACTTAGGGGTCCATGCCGGGCATGGCATCTGTTACCAATCTATCAAGGAATTCAATGGATTGTCAGAAATCACTGAATACAGTATCGGACATGCCATCATCTCAAAAGCCGTCATGACGGGCATGGACACAGCCGTCAGGGATATGGTTCAATTAATTAAAGATCTGTGA
- the ybeY gene encoding rRNA maturation RNase YbeY, translated as MLIDNQQKERLPTAPLHQKTEQILNALGCDNHEISIVITDDVQVRDLNRSYRGKDTPTNVLSFPMQEGEFSDITPGLLGDVVISLDTARAEAQTAGISTDERMSQLLIHGILHLIGFDHELGETQAREMEEKSLELLRLIEKNLDLKAF; from the coding sequence ATACTGATAGACAACCAACAAAAGGAGAGGCTGCCAACGGCGCCCCTGCACCAAAAGACCGAACAGATCTTAAACGCCTTGGGTTGTGATAACCACGAAATTTCCATCGTGATTACTGATGATGTCCAGGTCAGGGATTTAAACCGGTCTTACCGGGGCAAAGACACGCCCACCAATGTGCTCTCATTCCCCATGCAGGAGGGAGAATTCTCAGATATTACCCCGGGACTTCTCGGGGATGTGGTAATCTCCCTTGATACGGCCCGTGCAGAGGCCCAGACAGCAGGCATTTCCACGGATGAAAGGATGTCCCAATTATTGATTCACGGCATTCTTCATCTGATTGGATTTGATCATGAATTAGGTGAAACCCAGGCCCGGGAGATGGAAGAAAAGAGCCTTGAACTACTCAGGCTTATAGAAAAAAATCTTGATCTGAAAGCCTTCTAA